From Cannabis sativa cultivar Pink pepper isolate KNU-18-1 chromosome 8, ASM2916894v1, whole genome shotgun sequence, a single genomic window includes:
- the LOC115700500 gene encoding uncharacterized protein LOC115700500 isoform X1 → MVVVQASKLRLPNPSLSSPHVSSILFDPNSLSLALMHSDTSFSLYPSLSPLHQLSSLPSPTQTIVPAPSSSSAFVLLKNPSPANPKYGSESDSHVVFVVSGPHAGGSRVLLRFYILQRQKKIFSRAQVVCSQKDLRFDQRLGVLVDSVHGVSIKLSGSVNFMAMYSASTSKVWVFALKLVGDDYGDGIAVKLMRCAVIDCCKPLFSISVSFGLLILGEENGVRAFNLRQLLKGRDSKAKRSQLNSNVRKLGLPNGVVGVDVGGDRCGKCDVVEGTSELTCHCYLDGSKQKHLLSEKQRAIRLRQDSSEFGACFVAFSGKDAEKLNARVTKSVKAISIQAMSPKKFIILDSAGDLHFLCWSNHVPGLDKASHMQRLPRVMNVQRLAVLADSSIRTQTIWVSDGCHSLHMMEASDMDTVVNENDRTDNEEKLMQFSVIRAIFTSEKIEDVIPLAANSTLVLGQEYRVNPPFPFMHHASFAPTDICAFHPVVQVVYTHMKFLEVAQLSVLLQ, encoded by the exons ATGGTTGTTGTTCAAGCTTCCAAGCTCAGGCTCCCtaatccttctctctcttctcctCACGTATCCTCTATTCTCTTCGaccccaactctctctctctagctcTCATGCATTCCGACACCTCCTTTTCTCTctacccttctctttctcctcttCATCAACTCTCTTCCCTTCCTTCTCCTACTCAAACCATAGTTCCTGCTCCTTCTTCTTCGTCCGCTTTTGTACTTCTAAAAAACCCTAGTCCCGCCAATCCGAAATATGGCTCCGAATCTGACTCCCACGTTGTTTTCGTTGTTTCGGGTCCTCATGCCGGTGGGTCTCGTGTCCTTCTTCGATTCTATATTTTGCAGAGGCAAAAAAAGATCTTCTCTAGGGCCCAAGTGGTTTGCAGTCAGAAGGACCTTCGATTTGATCAGAGATTGGGGGTTTTAGTTGATTCTGTTCATGGGGTTTCGATCAAGCTTTCTGGGTCAGTCAATTTCATGGCGATGTACTCGGCTTCGACCTCAAAGGTTTGGGTTTTCGCCTTGAAACTGGTGGGTGATGATTATGGTGATGGGATCGCTGTGAAATTGATGAGATGCGCCGTGATTGATTGCTGCAAGCCCCTTTTTTCGATTAGTGTTTCCTTTGGATTGCTTATTTTAGGGGAAGAGAACGGAGTTAGGGCTTTCAATTTGAGGCAGCTCTTGAAAGGACGAGATAGCAAGGCCAAACGTTCGCAGTTGAATTCGAATGTTCGCAAATTGGGTTTGCCTAATGGAGTTGTTGGAGTCGATGTTGGTGGTGATCGGTGTGGCAAATGCGACGTTGTTGAAGGGACATCGGAGTTAACTTGCCATTGTTATTTGGATGGGAGTAAGCAGAAGCATCTTTTATCTG AAAAACAGAGGGCAATCAGATTGAGACAAGACTCGAGTGAGTTTGGAGCATGCTTTGTGGCATTCAGTGGCAAGGATGCTGAAAAATTAAATGCAAGGGTGACGAAGTCTGTGAAGGCAATTTCAATTCAGGCAATGTCTCCAAAAAAGTTTATTATTTTGGACTCCGCTGGAGATTTACACTTTTTGTGCTGGTCCAACCATGTACCTGGACTTGACAAGGCCAGTCACATGCAACGATTGCCACGAGTAATGAATGTGCAAAGGCTGGCAGTACTTGCTGATTCCTCTATAA GAACTCAAACTATATGGGTGTCAGATGGATGCCATTCCTTGCACATGATGGAAGCATCAGACATGGACACTGTGGTTAATGAAAACGATAGGACAGATAACGAGGAAAAGCTGATGCAATTCTCAG TTATTCGAGCAATTTTCACTAGTGAAAAGATTGAAGATGTCATTCCATTGGCTGCAAATTCTACTTTAGTTCTCGGACAAG AATATCGAGTTAATCCTCCTTTTCCATTTATGCATCATGCTTCATTTGCGCCTACTGACATCTGTGCTTTCCATCCTGTGGTCCAGGTAGTTTATACACATATGAAATTTCTTGAAGTTGCTCAGCTTTCAGTTCTTTTGCAATG
- the LOC115700500 gene encoding uncharacterized protein LOC115700500 isoform X2, with translation MVVVQASKLRLPNPSLSSPHVSSILFDPNSLSLALMHSDTSFSLYPSLSPLHQLSSLPSPTQTIVPAPSSSSAFVLLKNPSPANPKYGSESDSHVVFVVSGPHAGGSRVLLRFYILQRQKKIFSRAQVVCSQKDLRFDQRLGVLVDSVHGVSIKLSGSVNFMAMYSASTSKVWVFALKLVGDDYGDGIAVKLMRCAVIDCCKPLFSISVSFGLLILGEENGVRAFNLRQLLKGRDSKAKRSQLNSNVRKLGLPNGVVGVDVGGDRCGKCDVVEGTSELTCHCYLDGSKQKHLLSEKQRAIRLRQDSSEFGACFVAFSGKDAEKLNARVTKSVKAISIQAMSPKKFIILDSAGDLHFLCWSNHVPGLDKASHMQRLPRVMNVQRLAVLADSSIRTQTIWVSDGCHSLHMMEASDMDTVVNENDRTDNEEKLMQFSVIRAIFTSEKIEDVIPLAANSTLVLGQGSLYTYEIS, from the exons ATGGTTGTTGTTCAAGCTTCCAAGCTCAGGCTCCCtaatccttctctctcttctcctCACGTATCCTCTATTCTCTTCGaccccaactctctctctctagctcTCATGCATTCCGACACCTCCTTTTCTCTctacccttctctttctcctcttCATCAACTCTCTTCCCTTCCTTCTCCTACTCAAACCATAGTTCCTGCTCCTTCTTCTTCGTCCGCTTTTGTACTTCTAAAAAACCCTAGTCCCGCCAATCCGAAATATGGCTCCGAATCTGACTCCCACGTTGTTTTCGTTGTTTCGGGTCCTCATGCCGGTGGGTCTCGTGTCCTTCTTCGATTCTATATTTTGCAGAGGCAAAAAAAGATCTTCTCTAGGGCCCAAGTGGTTTGCAGTCAGAAGGACCTTCGATTTGATCAGAGATTGGGGGTTTTAGTTGATTCTGTTCATGGGGTTTCGATCAAGCTTTCTGGGTCAGTCAATTTCATGGCGATGTACTCGGCTTCGACCTCAAAGGTTTGGGTTTTCGCCTTGAAACTGGTGGGTGATGATTATGGTGATGGGATCGCTGTGAAATTGATGAGATGCGCCGTGATTGATTGCTGCAAGCCCCTTTTTTCGATTAGTGTTTCCTTTGGATTGCTTATTTTAGGGGAAGAGAACGGAGTTAGGGCTTTCAATTTGAGGCAGCTCTTGAAAGGACGAGATAGCAAGGCCAAACGTTCGCAGTTGAATTCGAATGTTCGCAAATTGGGTTTGCCTAATGGAGTTGTTGGAGTCGATGTTGGTGGTGATCGGTGTGGCAAATGCGACGTTGTTGAAGGGACATCGGAGTTAACTTGCCATTGTTATTTGGATGGGAGTAAGCAGAAGCATCTTTTATCTG AAAAACAGAGGGCAATCAGATTGAGACAAGACTCGAGTGAGTTTGGAGCATGCTTTGTGGCATTCAGTGGCAAGGATGCTGAAAAATTAAATGCAAGGGTGACGAAGTCTGTGAAGGCAATTTCAATTCAGGCAATGTCTCCAAAAAAGTTTATTATTTTGGACTCCGCTGGAGATTTACACTTTTTGTGCTGGTCCAACCATGTACCTGGACTTGACAAGGCCAGTCACATGCAACGATTGCCACGAGTAATGAATGTGCAAAGGCTGGCAGTACTTGCTGATTCCTCTATAA GAACTCAAACTATATGGGTGTCAGATGGATGCCATTCCTTGCACATGATGGAAGCATCAGACATGGACACTGTGGTTAATGAAAACGATAGGACAGATAACGAGGAAAAGCTGATGCAATTCTCAG TTATTCGAGCAATTTTCACTAGTGAAAAGATTGAAGATGTCATTCCATTGGCTGCAAATTCTACTTTAGTTCTCGGACAAG GTAGTTTATACACATATGAAATTTCTTGA
- the LOC115700991 gene encoding allene oxide cyclase, chloroplastic: MASASSATTLKTLSFSSPKLHNTRSLFSSSSLSFSKVLTPSLISTPKLQITSNPSSKTAFSCRSQATSSESERPTKVQELCVYEINERDRNSPAFLKLSKKEVNSLGDLVPFSNKLYTGCLQKRIGITAGICILIENKSEKKGDRYEAIYSFYFGDYGHLSVQGSYLTYEDTYLAVTGGSGIFEGAYGQVKLQQLIFPFKLFYTFYLKGIKGDLPEELLGVHVEPSPVVEPTPAAKACEAHAVIKSFTD, translated from the exons ATGGCTTCCGCTAGCTCTGCCACTACTCTCAAAACCCTATCCTTTTCCTCTCCCAAACTCCACAACACCAGATCACTCTTCTCTTCTTCATCTCTCTCTTTCAGTAAGGTCTTAACCCCATCGCTGATCTCAACTCCCAAGCTTCAGATCACCTCTAATCCATCCTCCAAAACAGCTTTCTCTTGCAGAAGCCAAGCCACTTCATCAGAATCAGAAAGACCCA CTAAGGTTCAAGAACTATGCGTTTACGAGATAAACGAGCGGGATCGCAACAGCCCTGCTTTCCTTAAATTAAGCAAGAAAGAAGTTAACTCACTCGGAGATCTAGTCCCTTTCAGTAACAAA TTGTACACTGGTTGTCTTCAAAAGAGGATTGGGATCACAGCTGGGATATGCATTCTGATCGAGAACAAATCGGAGAAGAAAGGTGATCGTTACGAGGCGATCTACAGCTTCTACTTCGGTGACTACGGTCACTTATCCGTACAAGGCTCGTATTTGACGTACGAAGACACTTACCTTGCTGTGACCGGTGGGAGTGGAATCTTCGAAGGGGCTTACGGCCAGGTGAAGCTGCAACAGCTCATCTTTCCATTCAAACTTTTCTACACTTTTTACTTAAAGGGTATCAAAGGGGACTTGCCTGAGGAGCTTTTGGGGGTCCATGTTGAGCCCAGCCCAGTTGTTGAGCCCACTCCAGCTGCTAAGGCCTGTGAGGCCCATGCTGTTATTAAATCCTTCACTGATTAA
- the LOC115701324 gene encoding allene oxide cyclase, chloroplastic, whose protein sequence is MASSQRPANVPVQEMSVYEFNERDRGSPAFLRLSQKPVNSLGDLVPFSNKIYTGDLQKRIGITAGMCILIQNKPEMKGDRYEAIFSFYFGDHGHISVQGPYVTYEDTCLSITGGTGIFEGVYGEVKLQQIVFPFKLFYTFYLKGIKDLPAELAVKPVQPNPTVEPSPTAKACEAHACVSNYTN, encoded by the exons ATGGCTTCTTCGCAAAGACCCG CTAATGTTCCAGTTCAAGAAATGTCTGTGTACGAGTTCAATGAAAGAGATCGTGGAAGCCCTGCTTTCCTCCGTTTAAGCCAAAAACCAGTTAATTCACTCGGTGATCTCGTTCCCTTTAGCAACAAG ATATATACCGGAGACTTGCAGAAACGGATAGGAATAACAGCAGGGATGTGTATTCTAATTCAGAACAAACCGGAAATGAAAGGTGACCGGTACGAGGCCATCTTCAGCTTTTACTTCGGAGACCACGGCCACATATCAGTGCAGGGTCCTTATGTGACTTACGAGGACACATGTCTTTCTATTACTGGTGGAACTGGAATATTTGAGGGTGTGTACGGTGAGGTGAAACTGCAGCAGATTGTGTTCCCCTTTAAGCTCTTCTATACTTTTTACTTGAAGGGCATCAAAGACTTACCGGCCGAGCTTGCTGTGAAGCCCGTTCAGCCCAATCCCACCGTTGAGCCCAGTCCAACTGCTAAGGCCTGTGAGGCCCATGCTTGTGTCTCTAATTATACTAATTGA
- the LOC133029951 gene encoding uncharacterized protein LOC133029951, which translates to MKEKSESGGGGGGGYVRADQIDLKSLDEQLQRHLSRAWTMEKNKKKEEEEEEQARSTVSSTRQEWEIDPAKLIIKSVIARGTFGTVHRGLYDGQDVVIQKLAVVILG; encoded by the coding sequence ATGAAGGAGAAAAGTGAAAGTGGaggtggaggtggtggtgggTATGTGAGAGCGGATCAGATAGATCTGAAAAGCTTGGATGAGCAACTTCAAAGGCATCTGAGTAGAGCATGGACTATggaaaagaacaagaaaaaagaagaggaagaagaagaacaagcaAGGTCTACTGTCTCATCTACCAGACAAGAATGGGAGATTGACCCTGCTAAACTCATCATCAAGAGTGTAATCGCTCGTGGAACTTTCGGAACTGTTCACCGGGGACTTTATGACGGCCAAGACGTTGTGATTCAAAAATTGGCAGTTGTGATCTTGGGGTAG